One Mycolicibacterium rufum genomic window, TGTGCCATGGCGCCTGGTGTTTCGACGATCTCGCCGCATCCCTGCGAGCGGCCGGCCACCACGTGCTGGCCCTCACCCTCACCGGGGTCGCCGAGCGCTCCCATCTGCTCAGGGGCGCGGTCAACCTGGACACCCACATCACCGATGTCCTCGCGACCCTCGACAACGACACCGCCGCCGACGATGACCTCATCCTCGTCGGGCACAGCTACGGCGGCATGGTGATCACCGGCGTCGCCGACCGGATCCCCGATCGGGTCGACTCGCTGGTGTTCCTCGACGCGGTGGTACCCCACGACGGCGAAGCCTGTTGGGACCTGGTCAACGACGAGGAACGGCAGTGGTACGTCGCCGTGGACGACACCGGCTTCGGGGTCCCGCCGATGGCGTTCTTCGACGACCGCGCCACGTCCCATCCCCTGGCCACCGTGCTGCAGCCGCTGCGCCTCACGGGCGACCTGAACCGCTTCCGGCAGCGCGTGTTCGTCTATGCGCTGGATTGGCCGGGCGACTCACCGCTGCGGCCCTCCTACGAACGGGTGCGCGACGATCCGGCGTGGGCGGTCCACGAACTGGACGGCAAGCACAACCTGATGCGCGACAGGCCCGAAGACCTCCTGCGCATCCTGG contains:
- a CDS encoding alpha/beta fold hydrolase, which encodes MSTYVLVPGMCHGAWCFDDLAASLRAAGHHVLALTLTGVAERSHLLRGAVNLDTHITDVLATLDNDTAADDDLILVGHSYGGMVITGVADRIPDRVDSLVFLDAVVPHDGEACWDLVNDEERQWYVAVDDTGFGVPPMAFFDDRATSHPLATVLQPLRLTGDLNRFRQRVFVYALDWPGDSPLRPSYERVRDDPAWAVHELDGKHNLMRDRPEDLLRILGEVSL